A stretch of Vicinamibacterales bacterium DNA encodes these proteins:
- a CDS encoding alginate lyase family protein translates to MRDLLRRLWKPRAGPAAAAPAAGAQDVAAFRSAPRIYGPVDPDRLRRACPELTATIMASANAAVDHRFNLLGSGPYRPVDPDRGARGGYDPIDWALDPVCGARFPNQQPSAGCDIAAIRPPSSDIKRPWELARCYHWATLGQAWLLGGDARHARELFLQADDFMEANPVGRGIQWTCTMDVAIRAANWVIGLELVRDAPVDEASWVRALDAVIAHGRFIRTHLENHYEVTSNHFLSNIVGLQLAGLALRHWEEGRAWFEFASSALEAEMAVQVLPDGMDFESSVPYHRLVTELFFAGWRAALSGGRELSAAYADRLRQMHAFLAAVLRPDGLMPQVGDADDGRLHVFRGHDEQRPQDPRHLFGPAAAAFGERGWLSLAGPEGAWDAAWWGLTVEEAPPFAAPPVHAFFPEAGLLSYRDAAGTYLLVTNAKVGTKGFGNHKHNDLLSFEYHVNGRPLVVDPGSHVYTSDPDSRNLMRSVRSHSSVAPAGAEPNEFKPEWLFRMFERASPEHVEVATADRSARYTGRHRGFEPLGLAVSRTFALDPGVLRIVDSADTAPESPLPMEWRFQLDPRVHADETGGALRLTTETARVRLDWPRELAMSIEAAWYSPSYGVRVPSRQIVLRGSCARGASVRWTFVFTTEAPVRQERS, encoded by the coding sequence GTGCGCGATCTGCTTAGACGGTTGTGGAAGCCGCGAGCCGGCCCTGCCGCCGCGGCGCCGGCGGCCGGCGCACAGGACGTCGCAGCCTTCCGTTCCGCGCCGCGGATCTACGGTCCGGTCGATCCCGATCGCCTGCGTCGCGCCTGTCCGGAGCTGACCGCCACGATCATGGCGTCGGCAAATGCGGCCGTCGATCACCGCTTCAATCTGCTCGGCAGCGGGCCGTACCGGCCGGTTGACCCGGACCGCGGCGCGCGCGGCGGCTACGACCCGATCGACTGGGCGCTGGATCCGGTCTGCGGCGCGCGTTTTCCCAACCAGCAGCCGTCCGCCGGCTGTGACATTGCCGCCATCCGGCCGCCGTCCTCGGATATCAAGCGTCCCTGGGAGCTCGCGCGGTGCTATCACTGGGCGACGCTCGGCCAGGCGTGGCTGCTCGGCGGCGATGCGCGGCACGCGCGCGAGCTGTTTCTGCAGGCGGACGACTTCATGGAGGCGAATCCCGTCGGACGCGGGATCCAGTGGACCTGCACCATGGACGTCGCCATCCGCGCCGCGAACTGGGTGATCGGTCTGGAGCTGGTCCGCGACGCGCCCGTCGACGAGGCGTCGTGGGTCCGCGCGCTCGACGCGGTGATCGCGCATGGCCGCTTCATCCGCACGCACCTCGAGAATCACTACGAGGTCACCAGCAACCATTTCCTGAGCAACATCGTCGGGCTGCAACTCGCAGGTCTGGCGCTGCGGCACTGGGAGGAAGGGCGCGCGTGGTTCGAGTTCGCCTCCAGCGCGCTCGAAGCCGAGATGGCCGTGCAGGTGCTGCCCGACGGCATGGATTTCGAGTCGTCCGTGCCGTACCACCGTCTCGTCACCGAGCTGTTCTTCGCCGGGTGGCGGGCGGCGCTGTCGGGCGGCCGGGAGCTTTCCGCCGCCTACGCCGATCGACTGCGTCAGATGCACGCCTTCCTCGCGGCGGTGCTGCGCCCGGACGGGTTGATGCCGCAGGTCGGCGACGCGGACGACGGCCGCCTGCATGTGTTTCGCGGGCACGACGAACAGCGGCCGCAGGATCCGCGTCACCTGTTCGGACCTGCCGCCGCGGCGTTCGGGGAGCGCGGCTGGCTCTCCCTCGCGGGCCCCGAGGGCGCCTGGGACGCGGCATGGTGGGGCCTGACGGTGGAGGAGGCGCCGCCGTTCGCGGCGCCGCCCGTTCACGCGTTCTTTCCGGAGGCCGGCCTGCTGTCGTACCGCGACGCCGCCGGCACCTACCTGCTCGTGACCAACGCGAAGGTGGGAACGAAGGGCTTCGGCAACCACAAGCACAACGATCTGCTGTCGTTCGAGTACCACGTCAACGGCCGTCCGCTGGTCGTCGATCCCGGCAGCCACGTGTACACGTCGGATCCCGACTCGCGCAATCTGATGCGCAGCGTGAGATCGCACAGCAGCGTCGCGCCGGCCGGAGCCGAACCGAATGAATTCAAGCCGGAGTGGCTGTTCCGGATGTTCGAGCGCGCGTCCCCCGAGCACGTCGAGGTCGCGACGGCGGACCGCTCCGCGCGCTACACCGGCCGGCATCGCGGCTTCGAGCCGCTGGGCCTGGCCGTCAGCCGGACGTTCGCGCTCGACCCAGGCGTGCTGCGCATCGTCGACTCGGCGGACACCGCCCCGGAATCGCCGCTGCCGATGGAGTGGCGTTTCCAGCTCGATCCCCGTGTCCATGCGGACGAGACCGGCGGCGCGCTGCGGCTCACGACAGAGACCGCCCGCGTCCGCCTGGACTGGCCGCGCGAGTTGGCGATGAGCATCGAGGCCGCGTGGTACTCCCCCTCGTACGGCGTCCGGGTGCCGTCGCGGCAGATCGTGCTGCGCGGATCGTGCGCGCGCGGCGCGTCCGTCCGGTGGACGTTCGTGTTCACGACCGAGGCGCCGGTGCGTCAGGAACGATCGTGA
- a CDS encoding bi-domain-containing oxidoreductase, giving the protein MRQILLNDRGALVARMPRPALEDGTLLVRVRYSLVSTGTELSGLRASADPADKGSVTERARASAGLARHYLKAAIAEPDRAMRRVAAIARGRIAALRPSPAAAPKFTAADLTWTRHAATALDASGEGVRLTTDASSGAYQAAAGPIAVDPGTTPVVSISGTVAAGAVTMGLLNDAGDRWLGSRIYERGAFDDQLIFDPAGSSSITFVIAAAGAGPSTLSIDRISISMLPALSDGLPQSELDQQGWNVGYSAAGEVLAVGAGITDLVPGDLVACAGAGIANHADYVVVPRNLACRVPPGCPLEVAATTTVGAIALQGVRRAAPQLGERIAVIGLGLIGQITVQLLRASGARVYGLDLDAGRVERARRHGLFAGATEPDAFRRLVRDATGGRGADRTLITAATKASHVINLAMDVTRAKGTVVIVGDVGLHVERAAFYRKEIDLLMSTSYGPGRYDAQYEQRGADYPYAYVRWTLNRNMQAYMETAADGRIDVKALIDKVVGVDQAPDAYRQLAAGTDAPLAVLLRYPDDERPLPEPPDATAVHLRGHRRPASGQIRYALVGAGAFGTSMLVPQMQKRRDVFFLRAIVSRTTVQASNFARANQVEILSTELDDVLRDPEIDLAVIATRHNRHAAQVAAALRAGKHVFVEKPLALSWDELDDVVAAWREAGAPVLMVGFNRRFSPAIEALASALPPQRGPLVMNYRVNGGYIPGDHWVQTAEGGGRNLGEACHMYDTLRFLAASPVQSIAAAAIQPGDRPVLRTDNFTATLGYRDGSLGSVMYTAIGPKTGLGKERLEVFCDGDAYVLDDFQRLTRASDQRVLWEAGAPDKGHEREMSRLADALSQGEPPPIPVEELFETTAVALHIEDLLSGRGAAGVE; this is encoded by the coding sequence ATGAGACAGATTCTGCTGAACGATCGCGGGGCGCTGGTGGCCCGCATGCCCCGCCCGGCGCTCGAGGACGGAACGCTGCTCGTCCGCGTCCGATACTCGCTGGTGAGCACCGGGACCGAGCTGTCCGGCCTCCGCGCCTCCGCGGATCCGGCGGACAAAGGCTCCGTCACCGAGCGCGCCCGCGCGTCCGCCGGTCTCGCGCGCCACTACCTGAAGGCCGCGATCGCCGAGCCGGATCGCGCCATGCGGCGCGTCGCCGCCATCGCGCGCGGCCGGATCGCGGCGCTCCGTCCGAGCCCGGCGGCGGCGCCGAAGTTCACCGCGGCCGATCTCACCTGGACCCGCCACGCGGCGACCGCGCTCGACGCGTCCGGCGAGGGCGTACGGCTCACGACAGACGCGTCGAGCGGCGCCTATCAGGCGGCCGCCGGACCGATCGCCGTCGATCCCGGCACGACGCCCGTCGTCTCGATCAGCGGCACCGTCGCAGCCGGCGCGGTCACGATGGGACTGCTCAACGACGCCGGCGACCGGTGGCTCGGATCGCGCATCTACGAGCGCGGCGCGTTCGACGATCAGCTGATATTCGATCCCGCCGGCTCCTCGTCGATCACGTTCGTCATCGCCGCCGCGGGAGCCGGGCCGTCGACGCTGTCGATCGATCGCATCAGCATCTCGATGCTGCCGGCGCTCTCCGACGGCCTGCCGCAGTCCGAGCTCGATCAGCAGGGCTGGAACGTCGGCTATTCCGCCGCCGGCGAGGTGCTCGCGGTCGGTGCGGGGATCACCGACCTGGTTCCGGGCGATCTCGTTGCCTGTGCCGGAGCGGGCATCGCCAACCACGCCGACTATGTCGTGGTGCCGCGCAATCTCGCGTGCCGCGTCCCGCCGGGATGTCCGCTCGAAGTGGCGGCGACGACGACCGTCGGCGCGATCGCGCTGCAGGGGGTCCGGCGCGCCGCGCCGCAGCTCGGCGAGCGGATCGCGGTCATCGGTCTCGGGCTCATCGGCCAGATCACCGTCCAGCTGCTGCGCGCGTCCGGGGCGCGCGTCTACGGACTCGACCTCGACGCCGGCCGTGTCGAGCGCGCGCGCCGGCACGGGCTGTTCGCGGGAGCGACGGAGCCTGACGCGTTCCGCCGGCTGGTCCGCGACGCGACCGGCGGCAGGGGAGCCGATCGCACGCTGATCACGGCGGCGACGAAAGCCAGTCACGTGATCAATCTCGCGATGGACGTCACGCGTGCGAAAGGCACGGTCGTGATCGTCGGCGACGTCGGCCTGCACGTCGAGCGCGCCGCTTTCTATCGCAAGGAGATCGATCTCCTGATGAGCACGTCGTACGGACCGGGGCGGTACGACGCGCAATACGAACAGCGCGGCGCCGACTATCCGTACGCCTACGTGCGATGGACGCTGAATCGCAACATGCAGGCGTACATGGAAACCGCGGCCGACGGCCGGATCGACGTCAAGGCGCTGATCGACAAGGTCGTCGGCGTCGACCAGGCGCCGGACGCGTATCGTCAGCTCGCCGCCGGGACGGATGCGCCGCTGGCCGTGCTGCTGCGCTATCCCGACGACGAGCGTCCGCTGCCGGAGCCGCCCGACGCCACGGCCGTGCACCTGCGCGGCCATCGTCGTCCGGCATCCGGTCAGATCCGCTACGCCCTCGTCGGGGCCGGCGCCTTCGGCACGTCCATGCTGGTGCCGCAGATGCAGAAGCGGCGCGACGTCTTCTTCCTCCGCGCCATCGTCAGCCGCACGACCGTGCAGGCGAGCAACTTCGCGCGCGCCAACCAGGTCGAGATCCTCTCCACCGAGCTGGACGACGTGCTGCGCGATCCGGAGATCGACCTGGCTGTCATCGCGACGCGTCACAACCGGCACGCCGCGCAGGTGGCCGCGGCGCTGCGCGCCGGGAAGCACGTGTTCGTCGAGAAGCCGCTGGCGCTGTCGTGGGACGAGCTGGACGACGTCGTCGCGGCGTGGCGCGAGGCCGGCGCGCCCGTGCTGATGGTCGGGTTCAACCGGCGCTTCTCCCCGGCGATCGAAGCGCTCGCGTCCGCGCTGCCGCCGCAGCGCGGCCCGCTGGTGATGAACTACCGCGTCAACGGCGGCTACATCCCCGGCGATCACTGGGTGCAGACGGCGGAAGGCGGCGGCAGAAACCTCGGGGAAGCGTGCCACATGTACGACACGCTGCGCTTCCTTGCCGCGTCGCCGGTGCAGTCGATCGCCGCCGCCGCCATCCAGCCCGGCGACCGGCCCGTGCTGCGCACGGATAATTTCACGGCCACGCTGGGCTACCGGGACGGCAGCCTCGGCAGCGTGATGTACACCGCCATCGGTCCGAAGACGGGGCTCGGCAAGGAGCGGCTCGAAGTGTTCTGTGACGGCGACGCGTACGTGCTCGACGACTTCCAGCGTCTGACGCGGGCCAGCGATCAGCGCGTGCTGTGGGAAGCCGGCGCCCCCGACAAGGGGCACGAACGCGAGATGTCGCGTCTGGCCGACGCACTGAGTCAGGGGGAGCCGCCGCCGATTCCGGTCGAAGAGCTGTTCGAGACGACCGCGGTCGCGTTGCACATCGAAGACTTGTTGTCCGGCCGCGGCGCGGCGGGAGTGGAATGA
- a CDS encoding glycosyltransferase family 4 protein, with translation MAEYWGLAAYPPSAAWLQRVSATLDGPLQVTTLGDLRPLGAARLVSRVRSVRADVGLLLEDGGPGPLRPALLTLLALTRCRTLETIGAEGTRRSVSRRTVWSALGRMLGATIGGALSAWACWRELSALDVPGTRRFPSPLRSIAVLRTNLWHGVKVGGSVGHFAGVVNALQRRGLRTDVFAPEPQPMIDEGVPMHSIPAPPDPAYPYELNYYRYHRRFVAALTARLGAARPDALYHRLSLGSWAGVALGRRLGIPVIVEYNGSEVWVSRHWGRALRLERLAARGEIVGLRAADLVVVVSQPLADEVRAHGVPADRIVVHPNGVDTDLFDPARFTAADRAATRRAAGIPEDATVCTFVGTFGRWHGVDVLAAAIGRLAADRRWIDRHRVRFLLIGDGAMMPAARRELAPLADLVAFAGLRPQAETPAWLAASDVLLSPHVPNPDGSRFFGSPTKLFEYMAMGRAIVASALEQIGEVLQPAFRASELPHGMTDAAGRVAIVSTPGSVDEFADGIRFAVERPGLRATLGANARAAARARYTWDAHVEALLARCQRLT, from the coding sequence GTGGCTGAGTACTGGGGTCTGGCGGCGTATCCGCCGTCCGCCGCATGGCTGCAGCGCGTCTCCGCGACGCTCGACGGTCCGCTCCAGGTCACCACCCTGGGCGATCTGCGGCCGCTCGGCGCCGCGCGGCTGGTGTCGCGCGTGCGCAGCGTCCGCGCTGACGTCGGGCTCCTGCTCGAGGACGGCGGACCGGGTCCGCTCAGGCCCGCGCTGCTGACGCTGCTGGCGCTGACCCGCTGCCGCACGCTCGAGACGATCGGCGCCGAAGGGACGCGGCGCAGCGTGTCGCGGCGCACCGTCTGGTCGGCGCTCGGCCGCATGCTCGGCGCGACGATCGGCGGCGCCCTCTCGGCATGGGCCTGTTGGCGCGAGCTCAGCGCGCTCGACGTGCCGGGCACGCGGCGGTTCCCCTCTCCGCTCCGCAGCATTGCGGTCCTGCGTACGAATCTCTGGCACGGCGTGAAGGTCGGCGGCTCCGTCGGTCATTTCGCCGGCGTCGTCAACGCGCTGCAGCGCCGCGGGCTTCGAACCGACGTGTTCGCGCCGGAGCCGCAGCCGATGATCGATGAAGGCGTGCCGATGCACAGTATCCCGGCGCCGCCCGATCCGGCCTACCCGTACGAGCTGAACTACTACCGGTATCACCGCCGGTTCGTCGCCGCGTTGACCGCGCGTCTCGGCGCCGCGCGGCCGGACGCGCTCTATCACCGCCTGAGTCTCGGATCCTGGGCCGGCGTCGCGCTCGGCCGGCGGCTGGGCATTCCGGTCATCGTCGAGTACAACGGATCCGAGGTGTGGGTCTCACGTCACTGGGGGCGCGCGCTGCGTCTCGAGCGGCTGGCGGCGCGCGGCGAGATCGTGGGGCTGCGCGCGGCGGATCTGGTCGTCGTCGTGTCTCAGCCTCTCGCCGACGAGGTGCGCGCCCACGGCGTGCCCGCCGACCGCATCGTCGTCCATCCCAACGGCGTCGACACGGATCTGTTCGACCCGGCGCGCTTCACCGCCGCGGATCGGGCGGCGACGCGTCGCGCTGCCGGCATTCCCGAAGACGCCACCGTGTGCACGTTCGTCGGGACGTTCGGGCGGTGGCACGGCGTCGACGTGCTCGCCGCGGCGATTGGCCGGCTCGCCGCCGATCGACGGTGGATCGACCGGCACCGCGTGCGGTTTCTGCTGATCGGCGACGGCGCCATGATGCCCGCCGCGCGGCGCGAGCTCGCGCCGCTCGCCGACCTCGTGGCGTTCGCGGGTCTGCGGCCGCAGGCGGAAACGCCGGCGTGGCTGGCGGCGTCGGACGTGCTGCTGTCGCCGCACGTGCCCAACCCCGACGGCTCCCGCTTCTTCGGATCGCCGACGAAGCTCTTCGAATACATGGCGATGGGACGGGCGATCGTGGCCAGCGCGCTCGAGCAGATCGGCGAAGTGCTGCAGCCCGCCTTTCGCGCGTCGGAGCTGCCGCACGGCATGACGGATGCCGCGGGCCGGGTCGCGATCGTCTCGACGCCGGGGAGCGTCGACGAGTTCGCCGACGGGATCCGCTTCGCCGTGGAGCGCCCCGGACTCCGCGCGACGCTTGGCGCAAATGCGCGTGCCGCGGCGCGCGCGCGGTATACATGGGACGCGCACGTCGAGGCACTGCTCGCGCGCTGCCAGAGACTCACATGA
- a CDS encoding bi-domain-containing oxidoreductase, with amino-acid sequence MKQVVLEGGRVAVVDVPAPLCPPGHVLVRTSHSLISTGTELATTGGGQGVLRQAIANPDLIRKVREKVSTVGLRRTVDLVRARRQSAMALGYSASGKVMAVGDGVTGVAVGARVACAGAGHANHAEVNAVPGNLVAVMPDGLDFESAACATVGAIALQGVRRAAPTLGEQIVVIGLGLIGQMTAQLLRAHGARVLGVDVRPARVALARTLGMEAGAIASDVDLAALVRDWTGGTGADAAVVCASGGDSALLNAALDVCRRKGRLVLVGDVPIRIHRERIYKKEIDFLISTSYGPGRYDPAYEQKGLDYPIGYVRWTEGRNLAEVLRLMSTGALQVRPLIAQSWPADQAQGAYDSLRSGDAIGALIDFDLPSEPVVRPPAVAPAGREPRAGRVRLAVIGTGAFFKGVHHPMLTRHGGFSIDMMIGRSGLALADYARRHGVPAVDTSPDAALRNPDIDAVLIATRHDLHASLVLAALQAGKHVFVEKPLALTVDDCSAIVEAAAASGRVVMVGFNRRFAPASLRLREAFRPVLEPKTVLYRVNAGLLPAEHWLRDPAEGGGRLVGEGVHFLDWARWFVDADPVSVHAAAIRRDGLVDADNVSIVVQFAGGSLATIHYCSQGASAVGKERIEVFGGGRAAMLDDFAAVEIAGTPHAGRTRRGTVEKGHFEIVQNFHDAIVKGAAPGVTAVDGWWATWCARAAEESLRTGKPVTRG; translated from the coding sequence ATGAAGCAGGTCGTGCTCGAAGGCGGCCGCGTCGCCGTGGTCGACGTGCCGGCGCCGCTCTGTCCGCCCGGTCACGTCCTCGTGCGGACGAGCCATTCCTTGATCAGTACGGGAACGGAACTGGCGACGACCGGCGGCGGGCAGGGCGTGCTGCGGCAGGCGATCGCGAACCCCGATCTGATCCGCAAGGTGCGCGAGAAGGTGAGCACGGTCGGGCTGCGGCGGACGGTCGATCTGGTTCGGGCGCGGCGGCAGTCGGCGATGGCGCTCGGCTACAGCGCATCGGGCAAGGTGATGGCGGTCGGCGACGGCGTGACGGGGGTGGCGGTCGGCGCGCGCGTCGCCTGCGCCGGCGCCGGCCATGCGAACCACGCCGAGGTGAACGCGGTCCCGGGCAACCTGGTCGCGGTGATGCCCGACGGTCTCGACTTCGAGTCGGCGGCGTGCGCCACGGTCGGCGCGATCGCGCTGCAGGGCGTCCGGCGCGCGGCCCCCACCCTCGGCGAACAGATCGTCGTCATCGGGCTCGGCCTCATCGGCCAGATGACGGCGCAGCTGCTGCGCGCGCACGGCGCGCGCGTGCTCGGCGTCGACGTCCGTCCGGCGCGGGTGGCTCTCGCGCGTACGCTCGGCATGGAAGCGGGAGCGATCGCCAGCGACGTCGATCTCGCCGCGCTGGTCCGCGACTGGACCGGCGGCACGGGTGCGGACGCGGCCGTCGTCTGCGCGAGCGGCGGCGACTCGGCGCTGTTGAACGCGGCGCTCGACGTGTGCCGACGAAAGGGACGGCTCGTGCTGGTCGGCGACGTGCCCATCCGCATCCACCGCGAGCGCATCTACAAGAAAGAGATCGACTTCCTGATCTCGACCTCGTACGGGCCCGGGCGATACGATCCGGCCTACGAGCAGAAGGGACTCGACTATCCGATCGGCTACGTGCGCTGGACCGAGGGGCGGAACCTCGCGGAAGTGCTGCGGCTGATGAGCACGGGGGCGCTGCAGGTGCGCCCGCTGATCGCGCAATCGTGGCCCGCCGATCAGGCGCAGGGCGCGTACGACTCGCTGCGATCCGGCGATGCGATCGGCGCGCTGATCGATTTCGATCTCCCGAGCGAGCCCGTCGTCCGGCCGCCGGCGGTCGCGCCGGCGGGACGCGAGCCGCGCGCCGGCCGCGTGCGCCTCGCGGTCATCGGCACCGGCGCGTTCTTCAAGGGCGTGCATCACCCGATGCTGACCCGCCACGGCGGCTTTTCGATCGACATGATGATCGGCCGCTCGGGCCTGGCGCTGGCGGACTACGCCAGGCGTCATGGCGTGCCGGCGGTCGACACCTCGCCCGATGCGGCCCTGCGGAATCCGGACATCGACGCCGTCCTGATCGCCACCCGGCACGACCTGCACGCCTCGCTGGTGCTCGCGGCGCTGCAGGCCGGCAAGCACGTCTTCGTCGAGAAGCCGCTCGCGTTGACGGTGGACGATTGCTCGGCGATCGTCGAAGCGGCCGCGGCGTCCGGGCGCGTGGTGATGGTGGGCTTCAACCGCCGCTTTGCGCCGGCGTCGCTGCGCCTGCGCGAGGCGTTCCGGCCGGTGCTGGAGCCGAAGACGGTGCTGTATCGCGTCAACGCCGGTCTGCTGCCCGCCGAACACTGGCTGCGCGATCCGGCGGAAGGCGGCGGACGGCTGGTCGGCGAGGGGGTGCATTTCCTCGACTGGGCGCGCTGGTTCGTGGACGCCGACCCGGTGTCGGTCCATGCCGCGGCGATCCGGCGCGACGGGCTGGTCGATGCCGACAACGTCTCGATTGTCGTGCAGTTCGCCGGCGGATCGCTGGCCACGATCCACTACTGCAGCCAGGGCGCGAGCGCCGTCGGCAAGGAGCGTATCGAGGTGTTCGGCGGCGGCCGCGCCGCGATGCTCGACGACTTCGCGGCGGTGGAGATTGCCGGGACGCCGCACGCCGGGCGGACGCGCCGCGGCACGGTCGAGAAGGGGCACTTCGAGATCGTTCAGAACTTCCACGATGCGATCGTCAAAGGCGCCGCGCCCGGAGTGACCGCCGTCGACGGCTGGTGGGCGACGTGGTGCGCGCGGGCGGCGGAGGAGAGCTTGCGCACCGGCAAGCCGGTCACCCGTGGCTGA
- a CDS encoding methyltransferase domain-containing protein: MKVIILDTALERGAAADVPGIDATTERHRLELPATGGGAAVIGDVLAWLSTHPEVRGAVLPVPTGYAGRQHLALAGRLLRAGYAAWFYWPPEQALERVDDERLRSGWRHWIAVKGWEAARRLTGRPAWTPPAAAERPAAPAEISSDVDALVSAASPVPFAGRRVPSPASPLPGTGVYLRTDYWAPITSGGSYVHTCFVAKELARVTGGFVALMANRYPLLDDLGLRQVVLERPGASAGELDLLRATGHYEARLRPVLEALKPAYLYERLCLGNYAGARLSQALDIPYIVEYNGSELSMRRSFQGDRFVYEQEFERIEQAAFAQATLISVVSEIVRDDLLKRGVPADKIVVNPNGVDPDTYAPASAEQRAELRRELGWSDRERVVCFTGTFGGWHGVDVLAAAMPRIASQSPDVRFLLIGDGTHKHLVDTAVRDGGLAARVHAPGRVPQPEGARLLKAADIFVSPHSSHMVDSRFFGSPTKLFEYMACGGGIVASDLEQIGQVLQPALRPGDFAGGAPAVGRERAVLCEPGNVDDFVRAVCALAAYPAIARALGANARAAAQVDFSWEAHVRRLWSAAAGEIQPVPAAAPAQPARIETGDPYKDQVQNQWNNNPVGSQYVKHAQAHTLQWFLEVEAHRYGEYGPWMPEVMEFDRHAGKRLLEIGGGMGTDLAQFARHGAIVTDLDLSAGHLALAQENFRLRGLPGTFIHQDAETLPFPDASFDVVYSNGVIHHTPNTQSVVDEIYRVLAPGGRAIIMVYAENSLHYWGVQVGLLGLRGGLLQSASMGDIMSRSVEMTKNDARPLVKVYTARRLRAMFSRFTDVQIVKRQLTAPELPPFARWVPLGLAGRLVGWNLIVKATKPLDASRARSA; the protein is encoded by the coding sequence ATGAAGGTCATCATCCTCGACACGGCACTCGAGCGCGGCGCCGCCGCCGACGTGCCAGGCATCGACGCCACCACCGAGCGGCATCGTCTGGAACTGCCGGCGACGGGCGGCGGCGCCGCCGTAATCGGCGACGTGCTGGCGTGGCTCTCGACGCATCCCGAGGTGCGCGGTGCGGTGCTGCCGGTGCCGACCGGCTATGCGGGCCGCCAGCACCTCGCGTTGGCGGGCCGGCTGCTGCGGGCGGGGTACGCCGCGTGGTTCTACTGGCCGCCCGAGCAGGCGCTGGAACGCGTCGACGACGAGCGGCTGCGCAGCGGCTGGCGGCACTGGATCGCCGTGAAGGGCTGGGAGGCGGCGCGGCGCCTGACCGGACGCCCGGCGTGGACGCCGCCCGCCGCCGCCGAGCGCCCTGCGGCGCCGGCCGAGATCTCGAGCGACGTCGACGCGCTCGTCTCCGCGGCGTCGCCGGTGCCCTTCGCCGGCCGGCGCGTGCCGTCGCCGGCCTCTCCGCTGCCGGGCACCGGCGTGTACCTGCGGACCGACTACTGGGCGCCGATCACCTCGGGCGGCAGCTACGTCCATACCTGTTTCGTCGCCAAGGAGCTCGCGCGCGTGACCGGCGGCTTCGTCGCGCTGATGGCGAACCGTTATCCGCTGCTGGACGACCTCGGCCTGCGCCAGGTCGTTCTCGAGCGTCCGGGCGCGAGCGCCGGCGAGCTGGACCTGCTGCGCGCCACCGGGCATTACGAGGCGCGGCTGCGGCCGGTGCTCGAAGCGCTGAAGCCGGCCTATCTCTACGAGCGGCTCTGTCTCGGCAACTACGCCGGCGCGCGTCTCAGTCAGGCGCTGGACATCCCGTACATCGTCGAATACAACGGCTCGGAGCTGTCGATGCGCCGCAGCTTCCAGGGGGACCGCTTCGTCTACGAGCAGGAGTTCGAGCGCATCGAGCAGGCGGCGTTCGCGCAAGCGACGTTGATCTCCGTGGTCTCGGAGATCGTGCGGGACGATCTGCTGAAGCGCGGCGTGCCGGCGGACAAGATCGTCGTGAACCCGAACGGCGTCGATCCCGACACGTACGCCCCGGCGTCTGCGGAGCAGCGCGCGGAACTGCGGCGGGAGCTCGGCTGGTCGGATCGGGAGCGCGTCGTCTGCTTCACGGGAACCTTCGGCGGGTGGCACGGCGTCGACGTGCTCGCCGCCGCGATGCCGCGCATCGCGAGCCAGAGTCCCGACGTGCGGTTCCTGCTGATCGGCGACGGCACCCACAAGCACCTGGTCGACACCGCGGTCCGGGACGGCGGTCTCGCGGCACGGGTCCACGCGCCCGGGCGCGTCCCGCAGCCCGAGGGGGCGCGGCTGCTGAAGGCAGCGGACATCTTCGTGTCGCCGCACAGCAGCCACATGGTCGACAGCCGGTTCTTCGGATCGCCGACCAAGCTGTTCGAGTACATGGCGTGCGGCGGCGGCATCGTGGCGAGCGATCTGGAGCAGATCGGCCAGGTGCTGCAGCCGGCACTGCGGCCGGGCGACTTCGCCGGCGGCGCCCCCGCCGTCGGCCGGGAGCGTGCGGTGCTGTGCGAGCCCGGCAACGTCGACGATTTCGTGCGGGCGGTGTGCGCGCTGGCGGCGTACCCGGCGATCGCGCGCGCGCTTGGCGCGAACGCGAGAGCCGCCGCGCAGGTCGATTTCTCCTGGGAGGCGCACGTGCGGCGGCTGTGGTCCGCCGCGGCGGGCGAGATCCAGCCGGTGCCGGCCGCCGCTCCGGCGCAGCCGGCACGCATCGAAACCGGCGATCCGTACAAGGATCAGGTCCAGAACCAGTGGAACAACAACCCGGTCGGATCGCAGTACGTGAAGCACGCGCAGGCGCACACGCTGCAATGGTTCCTCGAAGTGGAGGCGCATCGCTACGGTGAGTACGGCCCGTGGATGCCGGAGGTGATGGAGTTCGATCGGCACGCGGGCAAGCGCCTGCTGGAGATCGGCGGCGGGATGGGCACCGACCTGGCCCAGTTCGCGCGCCACGGCGCGATCGTCACCGACCTCGATCTGTCGGCCGGACATCTCGCGCTCGCCCAGGAGAACTTCCGGCTGCGCGGCCTGCCGGGCACCTTCATTCACCAGGACGCCGAGACGCTGCCGTTCCCCGACGCCAGCTTCGACGTCGTCTACAGCAACGGCGTCATCCATCACACGCCGAATACGCAGTCGGTGGTGGACGAGATCTACCGCGTGCTGGCGCCCGGCGGCAGGGCGATCATCATGGTGTACGCGGAGAACTCGCTGCACTACTGGGGCGTGCAGGTCGGCCTGCTCGGCCTGCGAGGCGGTCTGCTGCAGAGCGCGTCGATGGGGGACATCATGTCGCGCAGCGTCGAGATGACGAAGAACGACGCGCGTCCGCTGGTGAAGGTCTACACCGCGCGCCGCTTGCGGGCGATGTTCAGCCGGTTCACGGACGTGCAGATCGTCAAGCGGCAGCTGACGGCGCCCGAGCTCCCGCCGTTCGCGCGCTGGGTGCCGCTCGGCCTGGCGGGGCGGCTGGTCGGGTGGAACCTGATCGTGAAAGCCACCAAGCCCCTCGACGCTTCCCGTGCGCGATCTGCTTAG